In Devosia sp. 1566, a single genomic region encodes these proteins:
- a CDS encoding NADH-quinone oxidoreductase subunit J, whose protein sequence is MSLPLFFFYLFSVVAIASAFMVVSSRNPVHAVLFLIVVFVNAAGLFMLAGAEFLALILIVVYVGAVAVLFLFVVMMLDVDFKDLRRGSLQYAPIGVLVGIVLLLELLLVAGSSWIAPEAGGIGALPIDAGVENTRALGQVLYTRYVFLFQGAAAILLVAMIGAIVLTLRHKPGIKRQDPSVQVNRQPADTLEVVKVKSGQGL, encoded by the coding sequence ATGAGCCTTCCCCTGTTCTTTTTCTATCTCTTCTCGGTCGTGGCGATCGCTTCGGCGTTCATGGTCGTGTCCTCGCGCAATCCCGTGCACGCGGTGCTGTTTTTGATCGTGGTGTTCGTCAACGCTGCAGGCCTCTTCATGCTGGCCGGCGCCGAGTTCCTCGCCTTGATCCTGATCGTGGTTTATGTCGGCGCTGTGGCGGTGCTGTTCCTGTTTGTCGTCATGATGCTGGACGTTGACTTCAAGGACCTGCGCCGCGGTTCGCTGCAATATGCACCGATCGGCGTCCTTGTGGGGATCGTATTGCTGCTCGAGCTCCTGCTCGTGGCCGGCAGCTCCTGGATCGCACCAGAAGCAGGTGGAATTGGCGCCTTGCCGATCGACGCGGGCGTTGAAAATACGCGCGCGTTAGGGCAGGTGCTTTATACGCGCTACGTGTTCCTGTTCCAGGGCGCGGCCGCGATTCTGCTGGTGGCAATGATCGGTGCGATTGTGCTGACGCTGCGCCACAAGCCCGGCATCAAGCGCCAGGATCCGTCGGTGCAGGTCAATCGGCAGCCGGCAGACACGCTGGAAGTCGTCAAAGTCAAAAGCGGTCAAGGGCTGTAG
- the nuoE gene encoding NADH-quinone oxidoreductase subunit NuoE: MVARRLADESVQPASFAFNSENARWAERTIGLYPEGRQQSAVIPLLMRAQDQDGWVTRATIETIADMLGMAYIRVLEVATFYTQFQLAPVGTRAHIQVCGTTPCMLRGSEALIEVCKSKIHPEQRHTNADGTMSWEEVECLGACVNAPMVAIFHDTYEDLSPERFEEIVDAFAAGQGASIKTGTQIERLNSAAEGGRTTLNEPPTAKREKFVPPAPPADAAAPAGAAPAAPKPAAPQAPTTAAKPRDVNEDSAPAFKGPAPQGKVSQAHAEAERKEFDREANADGEPNKAMRPDATGAESDASKIDGGKAPGKESRSGSSDGAAGGGTQPDAQEAESTSGSTVVDSKELSGADAAAVDAAAKKPVRRRKPKTEDLKPTVEHGGDISNDDKSES, from the coding sequence ATGGTTGCGCGTCGCCTTGCAGACGAGTCGGTTCAACCGGCTTCTTTCGCGTTCAATTCGGAAAACGCCCGCTGGGCGGAACGCACCATTGGCCTTTATCCCGAAGGACGCCAGCAATCGGCAGTGATTCCGCTGCTGATGCGGGCACAGGATCAGGATGGCTGGGTCACCCGGGCCACGATCGAGACGATCGCGGATATGCTTGGCATGGCCTATATCCGGGTGCTGGAAGTTGCGACTTTTTATACGCAGTTCCAACTGGCACCTGTCGGCACCCGCGCCCATATTCAGGTTTGCGGCACGACGCCCTGCATGCTGCGCGGTTCGGAAGCGCTGATTGAGGTGTGCAAAAGCAAGATCCATCCTGAACAGCGCCATACCAATGCGGATGGCACCATGTCCTGGGAAGAGGTCGAGTGCCTGGGCGCCTGCGTCAATGCTCCCATGGTCGCCATCTTCCACGACACCTACGAAGACCTGAGCCCAGAGCGCTTCGAAGAGATCGTCGATGCCTTTGCGGCGGGGCAGGGCGCCAGCATCAAGACGGGCACCCAGATCGAGCGGCTAAATTCCGCGGCCGAAGGCGGACGCACGACGCTCAACGAGCCACCGACCGCGAAGCGCGAAAAGTTCGTGCCGCCAGCGCCTCCGGCCGACGCTGCCGCACCGGCAGGTGCCGCGCCTGCTGCACCCAAGCCGGCAGCGCCCCAGGCGCCGACCACTGCGGCCAAGCCGCGTGATGTCAACGAAGACTCTGCACCCGCCTTCAAGGGACCGGCGCCCCAGGGCAAGGTTTCACAGGCGCATGCCGAAGCCGAGCGCAAGGAATTCGACCGCGAAGCCAATGCCGATGGCGAGCCCAACAAGGCGATGCGACCCGATGCGACCGGCGCGGAAAGCGACGCCAGCAAGATCGACGGTGGCAAGGCTCCAGGCAAGGAAAGCCGCTCGGGCAGCAGCGATGGCGCCGCCGGCGGCGGTACGCAGCCAGATGCCCAAGAAGCAGAATCGACCTCCGGCAGCACGGTGGTCGACAGCAAGGAGTTGAGCGGGGCAGACGCGGCAGCCGTTGATGCTGCGGCCAAAAAGCCCGTTCGGCGCCGCAAGCCCAAAACCGAGGATTTGAAGCCGACCGTGGAACATGGCGGCGACATCTCCAACGACGACAAGTCGGAGTCATAA
- the nuoH gene encoding NADH-quinone oxidoreductase subunit NuoH, with product MAVLDYLLGVPFLGGTQVGFVYKGLLLLVTLLIFTAFILLADRKIWAAVQIRRGPNVVGPFGLLQSFADLLKFVFKEPILPAGSDKLMFLLAPLITATLSLSAWVVIPISPGWAIADINVGILYVLAISSLGVYGVIIGGWASNSKYPFLGALRSAAQMVSYEVSIGLVIITVLLCVGSLNLTDIVQAQYEMGLAHMIGLPWLTFLNWFWLPLFPMFIVFMISALAETNRPPFDLPEAESELVAGFMVEYSSTPYLLFMLGEYIAIILMCALMTIMFMGGWTSPIDLPPFTWIPGAVWFVLKVCFFFFFYAMTKSIVPRYRYDQLMRLGWKIFLPLSLVSVIVLAFVLQLTGWGWHGGVA from the coding sequence ATGGCCGTTCTTGACTACCTGCTTGGCGTGCCCTTCCTCGGAGGGACCCAGGTAGGCTTCGTGTATAAGGGGCTGCTGCTCCTCGTCACCCTGCTGATCTTCACCGCCTTCATCCTGCTCGCCGACCGCAAGATCTGGGCGGCCGTGCAGATCCGCCGTGGTCCCAACGTCGTGGGTCCGTTCGGCCTCCTGCAGAGCTTTGCCGACCTGCTCAAATTCGTGTTCAAGGAACCTATCCTGCCCGCCGGGTCGGACAAGCTCATGTTCCTGTTGGCGCCGCTGATCACGGCGACGCTGTCGCTGTCGGCCTGGGTGGTTATTCCGATCAGCCCCGGCTGGGCGATCGCGGACATCAATGTGGGCATTCTTTATGTGCTCGCGATCTCCTCGCTCGGCGTTTACGGCGTGATCATTGGCGGCTGGGCGTCGAACTCGAAATACCCGTTCCTGGGCGCGCTGCGTTCGGCGGCGCAGATGGTCAGCTACGAAGTCTCGATTGGGCTCGTGATCATCACCGTGCTGCTCTGCGTGGGCTCGCTGAACCTGACCGATATCGTGCAGGCGCAGTATGAGATGGGCCTGGCGCACATGATCGGGCTGCCTTGGCTGACCTTCCTCAACTGGTTCTGGCTGCCGCTGTTCCCGATGTTCATCGTGTTCATGATATCGGCCTTGGCTGAAACCAACCGCCCACCATTCGATTTGCCCGAAGCGGAGTCGGAACTGGTGGCCGGCTTCATGGTGGAATATTCCTCCACGCCTTACCTGTTGTTCATGCTGGGCGAGTATATCGCCATCATCCTGATGTGCGCGCTGATGACCATCATGTTCATGGGCGGCTGGACATCGCCGATCGACCTGCCGCCCTTCACCTGGATCCCGGGTGCGGTGTGGTTCGTGCTCAAGGTGTGTTTCTTCTTCTTCTTTTACGCCATGACCAAATCCATCGTGCCGCGCTATCGCTATGACCAGTTGATGCGGCTGGGCTGGAAGATCTTCCTGCCGCTCTCGTTGGTTTCGGTCATTGTTCTCGCATTCGTCCTGCAGCTGACTGGCTGGGGCTGGCATGGAGGGGTTGCTTGA
- the nuoF gene encoding NADH-quinone oxidoreductase subunit NuoF, producing the protein MLADKDRIFTNLYGQGDWTLAGARSRGAWEGTREFIDAGRDWITNEVKASGLRGRGGAGFPTALKWTFMPKVSDGRPHYLLVNADESEPGTCKDRDILRHDPHHLVEGCLLAARAMDAHLAFIYVRGEFIRERQHLEQAVQEAYDAKLIGKNNIHGWDLDIIVHHGAGAYICGEETALMESLEGKKGQPRLKPPFPAGMGVYGNPTTVNNVESIAVVPEILRRSGAWFASIGRANNTGTKLMCVSGHVNKPATFEEALGCTFEEIIEKHCGGIRGGWDNLLAVIPGGSSVPCVPGEKIRHAIYDFDGLREVGGSLGTAGIIVMDKSTDIIKAIWRLAAFYKHESCGQCTPCREGTGWMMRVMDRMVEGRAQKREIDMLFEVTKQIEGHTICALGDAAAWPIQGLIRNFRHVIEERIDQYTYSSTSDGAVPSIAAE; encoded by the coding sequence GTGCTCGCTGACAAAGATCGCATTTTCACCAATCTCTATGGTCAGGGCGACTGGACACTGGCCGGTGCGCGCTCGCGCGGTGCCTGGGAAGGCACCCGCGAGTTCATCGATGCTGGCCGCGACTGGATCACCAACGAGGTCAAGGCTTCTGGCTTGCGCGGCCGCGGCGGGGCTGGGTTCCCGACGGCGCTGAAGTGGACCTTCATGCCCAAGGTGTCTGACGGGCGCCCACATTACCTGCTGGTCAATGCCGATGAATCCGAGCCCGGCACCTGCAAGGACCGCGATATTCTGCGCCATGATCCTCACCATCTGGTGGAGGGGTGCCTTCTGGCGGCCCGCGCCATGGATGCGCACCTGGCCTTTATCTATGTGCGCGGCGAATTCATCCGCGAGCGGCAGCACCTGGAGCAGGCCGTTCAGGAGGCCTATGACGCCAAGCTGATCGGCAAGAACAACATCCATGGCTGGGACCTGGACATCATCGTCCATCACGGCGCGGGCGCCTATATCTGCGGCGAAGAAACTGCGCTGATGGAATCGCTGGAAGGCAAGAAGGGCCAGCCCCGGCTCAAGCCGCCATTCCCCGCCGGCATGGGCGTTTACGGCAACCCGACCACGGTCAACAATGTCGAGTCCATCGCCGTTGTGCCCGAAATCCTGCGTCGTTCGGGCGCTTGGTTCGCTTCTATCGGCCGCGCCAACAATACCGGCACCAAGCTGATGTGCGTTTCGGGCCACGTCAACAAGCCCGCGACCTTCGAGGAAGCCCTTGGCTGCACCTTCGAAGAAATCATCGAAAAGCATTGCGGCGGCATTCGTGGCGGCTGGGACAATCTGCTCGCCGTGATCCCCGGCGGCTCGTCCGTGCCCTGCGTGCCCGGCGAAAAGATCCGCCACGCCATCTATGACTTCGATGGCCTGCGTGAAGTGGGCGGCTCGCTCGGCACTGCCGGCATCATCGTGATGGACAAGTCGACGGATATCATCAAGGCCATCTGGCGCCTTGCCGCTTTCTACAAGCACGAAAGCTGCGGCCAGTGCACGCCGTGCCGTGAAGGCACCGGCTGGATGATGCGCGTCATGGATCGCATGGTTGAAGGCCGCGCCCAGAAGCGCGAGATCGACATGCTGTTTGAAGTGACCAAGCAGATCGAGGGCCACACCATTTGCGCGCTGGGCGATGCCGCGGCTTGGCCGATCCAGGGCCTGATCCGCAACTTCCGGCACGTGATCGAAGAGCGGATCGACCAGTATACATATTCATCCACCTCTGACGGCGCCGTGCCGTCGATCGCGGCGGAGTAG
- the nuoK gene encoding NADH-quinone oxidoreductase subunit NuoK, whose translation MAIGLGHYLTVAAILFTLGVFGIFLNRRNIIVILMSIELILLAVNLNLVAFSAHLGDLQGQVFALLILTVAAAEAAIGLAILVIFYRNLGSIAVEDVNQMKG comes from the coding sequence TTGGCAATCGGCCTCGGTCACTACCTGACCGTCGCGGCAATCCTGTTCACGCTGGGCGTGTTCGGCATTTTCCTCAACCGCCGCAACATCATCGTTATTCTGATGTCGATCGAGTTGATCCTCCTGGCGGTCAACCTCAACCTCGTGGCCTTCAGCGCGCATCTGGGCGACCTGCAGGGGCAGGTATTTGCGCTGCTGATCCTGACGGTGGCGGCTGCCGAGGCGGCCATTGGCCTCGCCATTCTCGTAATTTTCTACCGCAATCTCGGCTCGATTGCGGTTGAAGACGTCAACCAGATGAAGGGCTAA
- a CDS encoding NADH-quinone oxidoreductase subunit M: MTFANTILTILTFLPLFGAVAILFMPRTAFDAIRWTALATTVVTFVLSLWMWSMFDPANPGFQFVVDRPWIGDNIGYRVGVDGISVLFVVLSALLMPFCILASWESISFRVKEYMSIFLVLEMLMIGVFTTLDLAMFYVFFEGTLLPMFLIIGIWGGKRRIQASYKFFFYTFVGSVLMLLAMMAMYWSAGTTNIARLLTHDFPIEMQPWLWWAFFASLAVKMPMWPFHRWLPEAHVEAPTAGSVILAAILLKLGGYGFLRFSLPMFPDASAQFANVIFVLSVAAIIITSLIALVQQDIKKLIAYSSVAHMGFVTMGIFAGNQFGIQGGIFQMLSHGVVSGALFLSVGVIYDRLHTRDIAAYGGLVTPMPRYAVAFMVFTMANVGLPGTSGFVGEFLTMMGAFQVNTWVAFFAAFGIILSACYALWLYRRVIFGAFTKETLRGMLDLNLREKLTLYPLIALIIFFGFYPAPILDTTAAAVDNLVAHYSASIGAAAPAEVAVAH, translated from the coding sequence ATGACCTTCGCCAACACTATCCTGACGATCCTGACTTTCCTGCCGCTTTTTGGCGCAGTGGCGATCCTCTTCATGCCCAGGACGGCGTTCGACGCGATCCGCTGGACCGCATTGGCGACCACGGTGGTGACCTTCGTGCTGTCGCTGTGGATGTGGTCGATGTTCGACCCGGCAAATCCCGGTTTCCAGTTCGTCGTCGACCGCCCTTGGATTGGCGATAATATCGGTTACCGCGTAGGCGTGGACGGCATCTCGGTGCTGTTTGTGGTGCTCTCGGCATTGTTGATGCCGTTCTGCATCCTGGCCAGCTGGGAGTCGATTTCCTTCCGCGTGAAGGAATATATGAGCATCTTCCTCGTGCTCGAGATGCTGATGATCGGCGTTTTCACCACGCTCGATCTGGCCATGTTCTATGTGTTCTTCGAAGGCACCTTGCTGCCGATGTTCCTGATCATCGGCATTTGGGGCGGCAAGCGCCGGATCCAGGCCAGCTACAAGTTCTTCTTTTACACCTTTGTCGGCTCGGTGCTGATGCTGCTGGCCATGATGGCCATGTATTGGAGTGCCGGCACAACCAATATCGCGCGCCTGTTGACCCATGATTTCCCCATCGAAATGCAGCCCTGGCTGTGGTGGGCGTTCTTCGCTTCGCTCGCGGTCAAGATGCCGATGTGGCCGTTTCACCGCTGGCTGCCCGAAGCGCACGTCGAAGCGCCGACCGCTGGCTCGGTGATCCTTGCGGCAATCCTGCTCAAGCTGGGTGGCTATGGCTTCCTGCGCTTCTCGCTGCCCATGTTCCCCGATGCTTCGGCACAGTTTGCCAATGTCATCTTCGTGCTGTCGGTGGCGGCGATCATCATCACTTCGCTGATCGCCCTCGTGCAGCAGGACATCAAGAAGCTGATCGCCTATTCGTCTGTGGCCCATATGGGCTTTGTGACGATGGGTATTTTTGCCGGCAACCAGTTCGGCATCCAGGGTGGCATCTTCCAGATGCTCTCGCACGGCGTGGTCTCGGGTGCCTTGTTCCTGTCGGTTGGCGTCATTTATGACCGGCTGCATACGCGCGACATTGCCGCTTATGGTGGGCTGGTTACGCCCATGCCGCGCTATGCCGTGGCGTTCATGGTCTTCACCATGGCCAATGTCGGTCTTCCCGGCACGTCCGGCTTTGTCGGCGAGTTCCTGACCATGATGGGTGCTTTCCAGGTCAATACCTGGGTGGCGTTCTTCGCGGCCTTCGGCATTATCCTGTCGGCTTGCTACGCGCTGTGGCTGTATCGACGTGTGATCTTTGGCGCGTTCACCAAGGAAACGCTGCGGGGTATGCTCGACCTCAACCTGCGCGAAAAACTGACGCTTTACCCATTGATCGCGCTGATCATCTTCTTCGGCTTCTATCCGGCACCCATTCTCGATACTACCGCGGCCGCGGTCGACAATCTGGTTGCCCACTATTCCGCCTCGATCGGCGCTGCTGCGCCGGCCGAAGTGGCTGTTGCCCACTAG
- the nuoI gene encoding NADH-quinone oxidoreductase subunit NuoI, with protein MHALRFVNSLLLKEFVTGFFLAMRYFFTPKPTVNYPFEKNPVSPRFRGEHALRRYPNGEERCIACKLCEAVCPAQAITIEAGPRQNDGTRRTVRYDIDMVKCIYCGFCQEACPVDAIVEGPNFEFATETREELYFSKERLLANGDRWEREIAHNIATDAPYR; from the coding sequence ATGCACGCCCTGAGATTTGTAAATTCGCTGCTGCTCAAGGAGTTCGTAACGGGGTTCTTCCTCGCCATGCGCTACTTCTTCACGCCCAAGCCGACGGTGAACTACCCATTCGAAAAGAACCCCGTAAGCCCGCGCTTCCGTGGCGAGCATGCCCTGCGCCGCTACCCCAATGGGGAAGAGCGCTGCATTGCCTGCAAGCTGTGTGAAGCGGTGTGTCCTGCACAGGCCATCACCATCGAAGCTGGCCCCCGCCAGAATGACGGCACCCGGCGCACGGTGCGCTACGACATCGACATGGTGAAGTGCATCTATTGCGGCTTCTGCCAGGAAGCCTGCCCGGTGGATGCGATCGTTGAAGGCCCCAATTTCGAGTTCGCCACCGAAACGCGCGAGGAGCTCTACTTCTCCAAGGAGCGTCTGCTGGCCAATGGCGACCGCTGGGAGCGCGAAATCGCTCACAACATCGCCACCGACGCACCGTATCGCTGA
- the nuoL gene encoding NADH-quinone oxidoreductase subunit L: MIQAIVFLPLAGALIAGLLGRIIGHRPSEFITTGLLIIAAVLSWIVFLPIAFGGGLVGAEIAEGSHAAVLKVDLMRWIQVGSMNMHWTLRVDTLTAIMLVVVTTVSSLVHVYSIGYMAEDPHRSRFFAYLSLFTFAMLMLVTADNFLQMFFGWEGVGLASYLLIGFWYTRPSANAAAMKAFIVNRVGDFGFMLGIFGAFMVLGHLDFDSAFHAAPEAAEASMRFLNWDLHAMTVICLLLFMGAMGKSAQFLLHTWLPDAMEGPTPVSALIHAATMVTAGVFMVARLSPLFETSPTALTFIIVIGAITAFFAATVGLVQNDIKRVIAYSTCSQLGYMFVALGTGAYTAGVFHLFTHAFFKALLFLGAGAVIHAMHHEQDMRNMGGLAKKIPITYAMMLIGTLALTGVGIPGTEFIGFAGFFSKDSIIEAAYAYGGNVGSMAFWLLVIAAVFTSFYSWRLIHLTFHGSPRDAQHALTAHPEPEHSDPETHHEPAASDAHAAHDDHAHGHHGSAYDNAHEAPNVMLVPLYVLAVGAVFSGAVFYGMFFHDVGHIEHFFAGSVVIEPEIIEAAHHVPLWVKWSATFAMIIGFVTAWYMYIRSPETPRRLAETNPGLYKFLLNKWYFDELYNTIFVRPALWIGRALWHGFDDWLIDAKLTEGVGRRVNNVTSWVVKLQSGYLYHYAFVMLIGIAALLTWAIAAGGLI; encoded by the coding sequence ATGATCCAAGCGATTGTTTTCCTGCCCCTCGCGGGCGCCCTCATTGCCGGCCTGCTGGGCCGTATTATCGGCCATCGGCCGAGCGAATTCATCACCACCGGCTTGCTGATCATTGCCGCAGTGCTGAGCTGGATCGTCTTCCTGCCCATCGCCTTTGGCGGCGGGCTGGTTGGAGCCGAGATTGCCGAAGGCAGCCACGCCGCGGTGCTCAAGGTCGACCTGATGCGCTGGATTCAGGTCGGCAGCATGAACATGCACTGGACGCTGCGCGTCGACACGCTCACGGCTATCATGTTGGTGGTCGTCACCACCGTTTCCAGCCTCGTGCACGTTTATTCGATTGGTTACATGGCCGAGGATCCGCATCGCTCGCGCTTCTTCGCCTATCTGTCGCTCTTTACCTTCGCCATGCTGATGCTGGTGACCGCCGACAACTTCCTCCAGATGTTCTTCGGTTGGGAAGGCGTGGGCCTCGCCTCCTATCTGCTGATCGGCTTCTGGTACACCCGTCCATCGGCCAATGCTGCCGCCATGAAGGCTTTCATCGTCAACCGCGTAGGCGACTTTGGCTTCATGCTCGGCATCTTTGGCGCCTTCATGGTGCTCGGCCATCTCGACTTTGACAGCGCGTTCCATGCTGCCCCAGAGGCAGCCGAAGCGAGCATGCGGTTCCTGAACTGGGACCTGCATGCGATGACGGTGATCTGCCTGTTGTTGTTCATGGGTGCCATGGGCAAGTCGGCGCAGTTCCTGCTTCATACGTGGTTGCCGGACGCCATGGAGGGCCCAACGCCCGTTTCCGCGCTGATCCATGCCGCCACCATGGTGACGGCCGGCGTGTTCATGGTTGCACGGCTGTCGCCGCTATTCGAAACCTCGCCGACGGCGCTGACCTTCATCATCGTGATCGGCGCCATTACCGCCTTTTTTGCCGCGACGGTCGGTCTGGTGCAGAACGACATCAAGCGCGTGATCGCTTATTCCACCTGTTCGCAGCTGGGCTACATGTTCGTGGCGCTGGGGACGGGGGCTTATACGGCCGGCGTGTTCCACCTCTTCACGCACGCCTTCTTCAAGGCATTGCTGTTCCTGGGTGCGGGCGCCGTGATCCACGCCATGCATCACGAACAGGACATGCGCAACATGGGTGGCCTCGCCAAGAAGATCCCGATCACCTATGCCATGATGCTGATCGGCACCCTGGCGCTGACGGGTGTGGGTATTCCGGGCACCGAGTTCATCGGCTTTGCCGGGTTCTTCTCCAAGGACTCCATTATCGAGGCGGCTTACGCCTATGGCGGCAATGTGGGCTCGATGGCCTTCTGGCTGCTGGTGATCGCGGCCGTGTTCACGAGCTTTTACTCGTGGCGCCTCATCCACCTGACTTTCCACGGCTCGCCCCGCGATGCCCAGCATGCGCTGACGGCTCATCCCGAGCCAGAGCATAGCGACCCCGAAACCCATCATGAGCCGGCGGCCAGCGATGCGCATGCTGCCCATGACGATCATGCTCATGGTCATCACGGCAGCGCCTATGACAATGCCCATGAAGCACCCAATGTCATGCTGGTGCCGCTATATGTGCTCGCAGTTGGCGCAGTGTTCTCGGGTGCGGTGTTCTACGGCATGTTCTTCCATGACGTGGGCCATATCGAACACTTCTTCGCCGGATCGGTCGTTATTGAGCCTGAGATCATCGAGGCTGCGCACCATGTGCCATTGTGGGTGAAGTGGTCAGCCACTTTCGCGATGATCATTGGGTTTGTGACGGCCTGGTATATGTATATCCGCTCGCCTGAAACCCCACGCCGGCTCGCTGAGACCAATCCTGGCCTCTACAAGTTCCTGCTCAACAAGTGGTACTTCGACGAGCTCTACAACACGATCTTCGTGCGTCCTGCCTTGTGGATCGGCCGCGCGCTTTGGCATGGCTTTGATGACTGGTTGATCGATGCCAAGCTGACCGAAGGTGTTGGACGGCGGGTCAACAACGTCACCTCATGGGTCGTCAAGCTCCAGTCCGGCTATCTCTACCACTACGCCTTTGTGATGCTGATCGGCATTGCGGCGCTTTTGACCTGGGCCATTGCGGCCGGGGGACTGATCTGA
- the nuoG gene encoding NADH-quinone oxidoreductase subunit NuoG → MANIKVDGQLVEVPDHFTLMQAAEAAGAEIPRFCYHERLSVAGNCRMCLVEVKGGPPKPQASCAMAVKDLRPGPNGEPPEMFTNTPMVKKAREGVMEFLLINHPLDCPICDQGGECDLQDQAMAYGVDKNRFAENKRAVEDKYLGPLVKTSMNRCIHCTRCVRFTTEVAGIAEMGLLGRGEDAEITSYLEKALSSELQGNVVDLCPVGALTSKPYAFSFRPWELSKTESIDVMDALGSAIRVDSRGREVMRILPRVNEAINEEWISDKTRYVWDGLKSQRLDRPYVRRNRKLAPTTWEDAFATVAKAVKKPGVRIGAIAGDLAGVEEMFALKTLLASLGSSNIDARPVGSALSPAGGRASYVFNPTIAGIEQADAILLVGTNPRREAAVLNARIRKVWRATGLPIGVIGEAADLTYTYEHLGSGNNTLLDLAAGLGSFADTWKQAKRPLVIVGEGAATTDVLAAAAQLATGNPELAEGWNGFAVLHNAAARVGALDVGFVPAKGAADTAAMLTGGVDVLFLLGADEYDLSGLGDTLVVYLGTHGDSGAHRADVILPGAAYTEKSATYVNTEGRVQVTNRAVFPPGEAKEDWAILRALSAVAGVTLPFNSLPQLRAALYAEYPHLARIDDVAPTKLADITKLAKGSTRGKKLSFASPVSDFYLSNPIARASATMGECAAMAAGLRQAAE, encoded by the coding sequence ATGGCAAATATCAAGGTTGACGGCCAGCTCGTCGAAGTTCCCGATCACTTCACCCTGATGCAGGCTGCCGAAGCGGCCGGCGCAGAAATTCCGCGCTTTTGTTACCATGAGCGCCTGTCGGTGGCCGGCAACTGCCGCATGTGCCTGGTCGAGGTGAAGGGCGGCCCCCCCAAGCCCCAGGCCTCTTGCGCCATGGCGGTCAAGGACCTGCGGCCCGGCCCCAATGGCGAGCCGCCCGAAATGTTCACCAACACGCCAATGGTCAAGAAGGCCCGCGAAGGCGTGATGGAATTCCTGCTGATCAACCATCCGCTCGACTGCCCGATCTGCGATCAGGGCGGTGAATGCGATCTGCAGGACCAGGCCATGGCCTATGGCGTGGACAAGAACCGCTTTGCCGAAAACAAGCGCGCGGTCGAGGACAAGTATCTTGGGCCGCTGGTCAAGACCTCGATGAACCGCTGCATCCATTGCACGCGCTGCGTCCGCTTCACCACCGAAGTGGCCGGCATTGCCGAGATGGGCTTGCTGGGTCGCGGTGAGGACGCCGAGATCACCTCCTATCTGGAAAAGGCGCTGTCGAGCGAGTTGCAGGGCAATGTGGTTGACCTGTGCCCGGTAGGCGCACTGACCTCCAAGCCCTATGCCTTCTCGTTCCGTCCCTGGGAATTGAGCAAGACCGAGAGCATCGATGTCATGGATGCGCTCGGTTCGGCCATCCGCGTCGATAGCCGTGGTCGCGAAGTGATGCGCATCCTGCCGCGCGTCAATGAGGCGATCAACGAGGAGTGGATTTCCGACAAGACCCGCTATGTGTGGGATGGGCTCAAGTCCCAGCGCCTTGACCGCCCCTATGTGCGGCGCAACCGCAAACTGGCTCCCACCACCTGGGAAGACGCGTTCGCGACCGTTGCCAAGGCCGTCAAGAAGCCGGGCGTGCGCATCGGCGCCATTGCCGGCGACCTTGCCGGCGTCGAGGAAATGTTTGCGCTCAAGACGCTGCTGGCCTCGCTGGGCTCGAGCAATATCGATGCGCGCCCGGTTGGCTCGGCCCTGAGCCCTGCCGGCGGTCGCGCCAGCTATGTGTTCAATCCCACCATTGCCGGGATCGAGCAGGCTGACGCTATTCTCCTCGTCGGCACCAATCCGCGCCGTGAAGCGGCTGTGCTCAATGCCCGCATCCGCAAGGTGTGGCGTGCCACCGGCCTGCCGATTGGCGTGATCGGGGAAGCCGCTGACCTGACCTATACCTACGAGCATCTCGGTTCGGGCAACAACACGCTGCTGGACCTGGCTGCGGGCCTCGGCTCCTTTGCCGATACCTGGAAGCAAGCCAAGCGGCCGCTCGTGATCGTGGGCGAAGGCGCTGCGACCACCGATGTTCTGGCTGCGGCCGCACAGCTCGCCACCGGCAATCCGGAACTGGCAGAAGGCTGGAACGGCTTTGCCGTGCTGCACAATGCGGCAGCTCGCGTCGGCGCTCTCGATGTCGGTTTCGTGCCCGCCAAGGGCGCTGCGGATACGGCGGCCATGCTAACGGGCGGCGTTGACGTGCTGTTCCTGCTGGGTGCCGACGAATACGACCTGTCCGGTCTTGGCGACACGTTGGTGGTGTATCTGGGAACCCATGGCGACAGTGGCGCTCACCGCGCCGACGTAATCCTGCCCGGCGCCGCCTATACCGAAAAGAGCGCCACCTATGTGAACACCGAAGGGCGGGTGCAGGTCACCAACCGCGCCGTGTTCCCCCCAGGTGAGGCCAAGGAAGACTGGGCCATCCTGCGGGCGCTTTCGGCAGTTGCCGGCGTGACCCTGCCGTTCAATTCGCTGCCGCAGCTGCGCGCCGCGCTTTATGCTGAATACCCGCATCTGGCCCGGATCGATGATGTTGCGCCCACCAAGCTCGCCGACATCACCAAGCTGGCCAAGGGCTCGACGCGCGGCAAGAAGCTCAGCTTTGCTTCTCCGGTCAGTGATTTTTATCTCAGCAACCCGATCGCGCGCGCCTCGGCAACCATGGGCGAATGCGCTGCCATGGCCGCCGGCCTGCGTCAGGCAGCGGAGTAG